The following nucleotide sequence is from Mycobacterium sp. Z3061.
GGCCGCGCTGGCGCCGACGGTGAATCTGCTGGCGGCCGGCGCCGACGAGGTGTCAGAGGCGATCGCGGCGCTGTTCGGCACCCACGCTCAGGATTACCAGCTTCTCAGCGCGCAGGCTGCACAGTTCCACGAGCGCTTCGTCCAGAGTCTGAAGTCAGCCGGCGGCGCGTATGCCATCGCGGAGGCGGCAAACGCGAACCCGCTGCAGGTCGTCGAGGAGCAGGTGCTCGGCGCGATCAATGCGCCCACGCAGCTGCTTTTCGGACGTCCGCTGATCGGCGACGGCGCGAACGGTGCGCCCGGGACGGGACAGGCGGGAGCGCCCGGTGGTTTTCTGTATGGCAATGGCGGAGCGGGCGGGTCCGGGGCGTTCGGGCAGAACGGTGGTGCCGGTGGCGCCGCGGGATTGATCGGCAACGGCGGTGTCGGCGGATCCGGCGGCGCCGCCACCACACCGGGCGGATTGGCCGGCAGCGGCGGTAGCGGCGGGAACGGTGGATTGCTCTGGGGCAACGGCGGTGTCGGCGGTTCCGGTGGGCAGGCCGGAGCGCTCGGGGTCGCCGGCAATGGCGGGGGCGGCGGCCATTCCTTCATCTTCGGTGATCCGGGCGCCGGTGGGGCCGGTGGGAACGCGCCCGGCGGTATAGCCGGGGCCGGCGGTGGCGGCGGTACAGACGGGCTGTTCGGCAACGGCGCCGTGGGCGGCGCCGGCGGTGACGGACGCTTCGGTGGTGCCGGTGGACTGGGCGGAGAGGGCGGATTCATCGGAAACGGGGGCGCCGGCGGGACCGGCGGCGCCGGTCAGGGCGGTCTGGGTGGAGCGGGCGGAGCCGGCGGAACCGCGGGAGTGTTCGGGGATGGTGGCGTAGGAGGTGCCGGTCAGGGCGGCGGCGCCGGTGGGCTCGGTGGAAACGCGCGGGTATTGGGCATGGGCGGCGCCGGAGGGGTCGGTGGAGACGGGACCGCTTCGGCGGCGATCCACGGGGGCACAGGCGGCAACGGTGGCCTCGGCGGCCTGCTGTACGGCAACGGCGGCACCGGTGGCCTCGGCGGCAACGGAGCCGTCGGCACCACCGGACCCGCGGGCGTGTCCGGCACGGTCGGCGGAAACGGTGGCGCCGGTGGCGCCGGCGGCCGCGGTGGTGCGTTCATCGGCACCGGCGGGTCAGGCGGCCTCGGTGGTCACGGCGGCGACGGCGGAGCGGGCGGTACCGGGGCCAGCGCGGTCACCGCCGGCGCAAATGGCCAGTCGGGCGGTGACGGTGGGTCCGGAGGCGGTGGCGGCATCGGTGGTGCGGGCGGTGCCGGCGGCTGGGTGAACAGCCTGCTGACCCCCACTGGCGGTGACGGACTGGGCGGCGCCGGAGGAGCCGGCGGCAACGGTGGAGCACCCGGCAACGGCGGCAACGGCGCCAACGGCGTCAACGGGGGTGCCGGTGGTAACGGCGGCAACGGCGGTAATACCGGCGTCGGCGGCGTGGGCGGTGCCGGCGGCGCGGGCGGAAAAGCCGGTGCCGGAGCGGCCGGCGCCGCGGGTACCAGTCCGACCAGCGGCGGCGACGGCGGCCGCGGCGGCAACGGTTCCGACGCGATCGGCACCAGTCAGGCCGGCGGCAATGGCGGCGCCGGCGGAAACGGCGGGCTGTACGGCAACGGCGGTGCCGGCGGAGACGGCGGCAAAGGCATGTCCGGCAGCCCTGCCTTCTCCGGCACGAATCCCGGCAACGGCGGCGACGGGGGAGCGGGCGGCGCCGGCGGTGCCGGGGGCAATGGTGGAGCAAAGGCCGGCAACGGCGGCGCCGGCGGTGCCGGCGGCCTGGGCGGCCGGGGAGCCGACGGCGGCAACGGCCTCAACGGGTTCGACGGCTTCACCGCCGGCGCGAACGGCGGCAACGGCGCCAGCGGTGGAAACGGCGGTCACGGCGGAGCGGGTGGCGCCGGCGGCGTCGGCGGCAGCGCGCCGGCAGGCACGGCTGGGGCGCACGGCGTCGGCGGTGTGGGCGGAGACGGCGGCAATGGCGGGACTCCCGGCAGCGGCGGCAACGGCCGCGACGGCACGATCGGTGTCAACGGCGGAGTCGGCGGCAAGGGTGGCAACGGCGGCAACCCCGGCGTCGGCGGCGGCGCCGGGGCCGGCGGGAGCAGCGGCGGCAGCAGCGTCGCCGCCAGCGGTAAGGCCGGCACCGCACCCGGCAGCGGCGGCAACGGCGGCAACGGCGGCAGGGGGCCGACGCGCCGGCCGCCGGCCTCAACGGCGCTGCCGGCGGCGCGGGCGGCGACGGAGGAACCGTCGGTAACGGCGGTAACGGCGGTACTGGGGGAACCGGTGGCGTGGGCACCCAGGGTGGTGCGGTGGCCGGCGCCGGCCAGAACGGCGGCAACGGAGGTACCGGCGGCAGCGGCGGAGCCGGGGGCGCGGGAGGCAAGGGCGGCAGCGTCGCCGGTAAGGGCGGCAACGGAGGAACCGGCGGAATCGGCGGGGGCGGCGGAAACGCCACCAGCGGCACCAACGGAGTCTCGAACGCGGCGAACTCGAATGGCGCGGCCGGTGGTGACGGCGGTGACGGTGGGGTCGGCGGGCAGGGTGGCCAAGGCGGAAAGGGCGGAGTCGCGGGAACCGGCGCCGGCGGCGGCGGCACCGCGGGCAACGGCGGCGCGGGCGGCAAAGGTGGCAACGGCGGCAACGCCGGAAACGGCGGGGACGGAGCAAAAGGCACTTTCAGCGGCGGTGACGGCACCGGCGGAGCGGGCGGCAACGGCGGTGACCGGGGGCCGGGGGCGAGGGTGGCGCCGGCGGCGCCGGTGGCGGTGCGGGCGCGGGCTCGGGCGCCAAGGGCGGTGCCGGCAATTCCGGAACCAGCGGCGGCAACGGCGGTAAGGGCGGTGCCGGCGCCGACGCCGTCACCACCACCGGAACCGGCGGCACCGGGGGCACCGGCGGCAACGCCGGAATCATCGGCAACGGCGGCGACGGCGGCACCGGCGGGGCCGGCGGTACCGGCACCACGGCCGGGACCGCCGCGCAGGGCGGTACCGGCGGATCGGGGGCAAGGGCGGAGCCGGCGGCAATGCCGGGACGTACGGCGGTGACGGCGGAAACGGCGGCGTCGGCGGCGTCGGCGGCAAGGGGGGCACCGGCGGAAAGGGAACTACCGGCGGCAACGGCGGCAGCCAGGGGCCCGGTGGCGGTGACGGTGGCAATGCCCAGACCGGCGGCACCGGCGGTCAAGGCGGGCAGGGCGGGAGCGGTGGTGAAGGCGGCACCGGCGGAAAGGGCAGCGCCCTCGGCGGCGGAAAGGACGGCGCCACAGGCAAGGGCGGGGCAGGTGGCCAGGGCGGCACCGGTGGCACCGGCGGCACCGGCGGCACCGGCGGCAACGGCGGCGACTCAACCTCCGGCAGGCCACAGGCGGGTCAGGGCGGCCGCGGCGGCGACGGCGGCGTAGGCGGTGCCGCCGGAGCCGGCGGCCTCGGTGGCGGCACGGGCGTCAATCAGGGCGCTACCGGCGGCGTCGGCGTTCAGGGCAACGGCGGCCAGGGCGGCAACGGCGGCAGCGGCGGCAGCGGCAACGTCGGCGGGGTCGTCCACCCCGCTGGCGGGCAGGGTGGCACCGGCGGTAACGGCGGCACCGGTGCCAACGGGGGCAACGCCGGCAACGGCGGTCGCGGCGGTGACGGCGGCGTCGGCAACAACGCCGACGGCGCCCGTGGCGGCACCGGCGGAGTGGGCGGTACCGGCCTGCAGGGCTTCGGTGGCCGCGTGCGGCGACGGCGGCCAAGGCGGCCTGGGCGGAAACGGCGGCAGCGCCACCGGCACTGGCGGTGTCGGCGGCAAGGCCGGCAACGGCGGCATCGGCGGCAACGGCGGCAACGCCGGCGCCGACATCGGTACCGGCAGCGGCATCGCCCCATCCGGCGGCAACGGCGGCAACGGCATCGCACCGCCCTTCGGCAGCGGCTCCGGGGGTAGAGGCGGCGGGGGAGGCGCCGGCGGCTTCGGCGGCGACGGAGAGATCCCCGGGTTTGCGGTTCCCGGCGGCCTACCGAACGGAACCACGGGCGGTCAAGGCGGTGCCGGCGCTCAGGGCGGCGGCTGATTCAGTCGTACCCGCGCCGCATGTCCTCGACGATCCGCGGATTGTCCAACGTCGACGGCTCGATCGGCCGCGGCCGGACGTCCTCGGAGAACACCGTCGCGGCGTCCAGCACCCGCTGGTCGAGGTAGCGCAGCGACGGAACATCGCGTGGCAGCGCCGCGATCGGCGCGGCGCCACCGCGTTGTGCCAGCACGAATCCCCAGTCCCCGAATGTGGGCACGTACACGTGATACGGCGTGACGGCATAGCCGCCCGAATGGATGGTCGAGACGGTGCGCCAGAAGGCCGTCCGAGTCGAGAACGGGCTGCCCGCCTGCACCACCATCAGCCCGCCCGGGTTCAGCACCCCCGCGACCAGCGCGTAGAACTCGGTCGAATAGAGCCGACCCAGTGCGGGCGTGTCGGGATCGGGCAGGTCGACGATCACCGCATCGAAGCGATCCGACCGGGCGCCCCGCAGCCAGCTCAGCGCGTCGTCGATCACCACGCGCACCCGCGGATTGTCCAGCGACCCGCCGTTGGCTTCACGCATGGTGGTGCGCGCCAGTTCGATGACCGCCGGGTCCAGCTCCACCTGCACGATCCGCTGCAGGCCCGGCTGGCGCAGCAGTTCGCGCGCCGCCAGCCCGTCACCGCCGCCGAGCACCAGCACCGAACGGGCGCCGCCTCCGAGTGCGGGGTAGACCAGGCTCTCGGTGTAGCGGTATTCGTCCCGGGTGGAGAACTGCAGATCCCCGTCCAGGTACAGGCGCATGTCGTTGTCGCGGCGGGTGACCACGATGTCCTGATAGGCGGAGTGCCGGTGGGCGATGATCGGGTCCGCGTAGAGCTGCTGCCGGGTGGAGATTTCGATGTCCTGGGCGCGCACCAGCAAAGTGATGAGCAGGGCCAGCGCCGCAGCCAGCGCGGCCAGCGCCGCCGCCAGCTGCCGCCCCGATACGACCCGGCGCAGCAGAAACACCGCGACGATTGCCGCGGCCAGCAGGTTGATGATGCCGGTGGCCGCCGCGCCGCGGATCATTCCCAGCTGCGGGAGCAGCAGGAAGGGCCAGGCCAGCCCACCCACCAGCGCCCCCAGGTAGTCGGCCGCGTTCAAGTTGGCCAGCGTGCGCCCGGTGTCGGTGGCCAGATCGGACGGGCCCGGAGCGCGTCCGCGCTGAAGCAGCGTCATCAGCAGCGGCACCTCGGCCCCCACCAGACACCCGATGACCGCCGTGCTCACCGCCAGCACCAGCGTCGAACCGTCGACAAAGGCGAACGCGATGTACAGCGCTGCGGCCGACAATCCGCCGACGATGCCGAGCAGCACCTCCACCGCGATGAAGGTGATGGCGGCGCGCGCCAGCAGCGGCTTGATCAGCAGCGCACCCAGACCGAGCGCGGCGATGTACCCCGCGACGATCAGCGACGTCGCCACGATGCCGCCGCCGTTCAGGCTGGTCGACAACGTCAGCATCGCCAGTTCGTAGACAATCCCGCAGGCGGCACACGCGGCGACCGCGGCCAGCAGGATGGCTCGCCACCGCCCCAGCGACGGCGAAACGGGTTCGGCCGCAGCGGTTGTCGTCATAGCAACGCGGCCGCGTTGACCCCTCCCACCGCCAGCAGCATCGCCGCTGTGGCGAACGCCGCCGGATGCAGTGTGGGTTCCTCGACATGCTCGTGAAAGTTGCCCGGCACCGCGATTCGCAGTATGACCAGCGCCAGTCCCTGCAGGATGACGCCGATTCCGCCGTAGATCGCCACACCGAGCAGGCCCTCGCCCAGCTGGTTGGAGCTGGTATTGATCGCCGCGATGATGACGGTGCCCAGCGCCGCGTACATCGCGGTGGCCAGGATGGCGGCGTTGGGCCGGCGCTCGATGAACACCAGCTGACGCAGATTTCCGGGGGTCAGGACGTCGACCATCAGGAACCCGGCGACCAGCACGGCGATACCGACCGCAAAGTAGAGGACCGTGGCGACGGCCCCGCGCAGGATCGGATCGAGGCTGACGCTGCCGAACTCCACCGCGCTGTAGTACATGACAGTCCTCCTTTGCGAGTGCCTACTTGACGCCGCCCGGGCCGCCGGGTCTGCCGCCCGAGCCGCCGGATGGGGATCCGGGCGTGAACCCGGGACCGAGGAAGACATAGGAGCCGTGGCTGTACCCGGCGCCCAGGTCTTCGACGCGGATGCTGCAGGGCCGGGTGCCGTCCGGGCCGACGATCACGACGTAGTCGCTGTACCGCAGATATTCATTGCCGCCGTCGGACGCCCGGGCGGAGGGCGATTTGTAGTGAGCCAGTGTGTCGGCCACCTGCTTGGGTGACCCGGAGCAGGAGTAGCGGTTGGCGTTCGCGTCGTGGGCATACTCCTGGTAGTGGCCGGCGATGTAGGAGCCGACGTCCCGGCTCACCAGCACGATGCCGAAGACCAGCGACACGGTGGCGGCCAGTGCCAGCCCGCTGGCGACCAGCAGCAGCCGGTTGCGGGTCACGGCTGCCACCGGCTGGCTGTGTAGACGACGGTCCCGCCGGCGCCGGTGGGGTAGAGGTGCCAGGTCTGCCACTGCCAGCCGTCGCCGTCGGGCTTGGCCGCCAGGGCCGTCAGCGCGGCGTCGTCGCCCGGGAACACACCGCCCAGCCAGCCCGGGTCGCGGGCGCACCGCTCGCGCAAGTCGCCGGCCAGGGCGCGGAAGGTGGCTTCGTCGTGCGTCACGCTGTGCGATTCGAGGTGATAGCCCGGAGCATCCGAGTGCGCGGGCAGACCGTCCCCTGCGGCGCACGAGACCTGTTCGGAGAACCGGCCGGTGCCGTGTTCCACGGTGACGACGTGCGACGCGCCCAGGACGCCCAGCAGTAGCGCGCCGCCGCGCGGATGTGCCACTCGGTAGCTGGCCAGCGTGGGCGGTGCCGCCGCGTTGAGCGCCAATGCCAACCTGGCCCCGGACACATCGGCCGGAGCCACCGCCAGATGGTGAAGCGGCACCTCGGTCAGCCCGCGGGTGCGGGGTAGACGGTGATCTCGCCGGTGAGCACGGTCTTGCCGGTGGATATCTCCCAGGGTGTTTCCGGTGCCCACCGCTCGAACGAGAGCAGCGTGGCCTTGTCGGCGCTCGCGTAATCGACGTAGTCCATCTCGCCGCCGGGCGGCAGGCCGGTGGTGCCCTCGGTGGTGTAACCGGCGTGACCGCGCTCCACTTCGTGTAAGTCGGTGCCGTCGACCGTGTGGCGGCCGCCGGGCTGCAGGTCCAGATCCGTGCGTTTGAACCACATGGCCAACTCGAGTCGGCCGTCGTCCTCCTCGACGCTGAACCAGACCGGCTCGTCACCGCCTTCGAGCAGGTGCTCCCACCACACGAACGGGCCTTCGCGGTAGGTGACCGAGCCGCGCACGACGTAGTCGGTGCCGCCGTGGCTGACGATCGCGCCAGGGCCGAGTTGGCGGGGACCGTATTCGGCGGGCATCGCGGTGAACGCGAGCGGGTCCTGCCTGGGTTTGGGGGCCTTGGGCGTTCTGGGCGCCTTCTTGAGCGCATAGACAAGCACGAGCAGAGACGCGATGAACAGCGCCACCGCGATCACGATGAGTTGTGCTCCCACGCGGACCCTTCCGTAGTGCGCATAACGTAACTCACCGCCGCAGCGCGTGTCTTTCATCGGAGATGTCCCACTTGGCGGCTAGGCTATCGAACAGCTGTTCGGAAACTCGGCCGATGACTCGGCCTCGGGAAAAGCGTGGGGAGCTGCGGTGCGTGTGATGGGCGTCGACCCCGGCTTGACGCGGTGCGGCCTGTCGCTGGTGGAAAGCGGGCGCGGGCGGCAGATCACCGCACTGGACGTGGACGTGGTTCGCACCCCGTCGGGCGAGCCGCTGCACCGGCGGCTGCTGGCGATCAGCGACGCCGTCGACCACTGGCTGGACACCCACCACCCGGACGTGCTGGCCATCGAGCGGGTGTTCTCCCAGCTCAACGTCAGCACGGTGATGGGTACGGCGCAGGCCGGCGGGGTGATCGCGCTGGCGGCCGCCAAGCGGGACATCGACGTGCACTTCCACACGCCCAGCGAGGTCAAGGCGGCGGTCACCGGCAACGGGAACGCGGACAAGGCGCAGGTCACCGCGATGGTCACCAGAATCTTGGCGCTGCAGGCCAAGCCCACCCCGGCCGACGCCGCCGACGCGTTGGCTCTGGCCATCTGCCACTGCTGGCGGGCGCCGATGCTGGCCCGGATGGCCGCCGCCGAGGCTCAAGCGGCGCAGCAGCGCAGCAAATACCTGGCCAAGGTGAAGGCCGTCCGATGATTGCCTCGGTGCGCGGTGAGGTGCTGGAGGTGGCGCTGGATCACGCCGTGATCGAGGCGGCCGGGGTCGGCTACCGGGTCAACGCGACGCCGTCGACACTGGCCACGCTGCGGACGGGCAGCGAGGCGCGGCTGATCACCGCGATGATCGTGCGCGAGGACTCCATGACGTTGTACGGGTTCTGCGATGCCGAGACGCGCGACCTCTTTCAGACGCTGTTGTCGGTCTCGGGTGTCGGACCGCGGTTGGCGATGGCGACGCTGGCCGTGCACGACGCGACGGCGCTGCGCCAGGCGCTGGCCGACGGCGACGTCACCGCTCTCACCCGGGTGCCCGGCATCGGCAAACGCAGCGCCGAACGGATGGTGCTGGAACTGCGCGACAAGGTGGGCCTGGTCGCCGGGTCCGGTGCAACACCGGCGGTGAACGGTCACGCCGTGCGCGGGCCGGTGGTGGAGGCGCTGGTCGGGCTGGGTTTTGCGGTCAAGCAGGCCGAGGAGGCCACCGACAAGGTGCTGGCGGCCGACCGTGAGGCGTCTACGTCGTCGGCACTGCGGGCCGCCTTGTCGCTGCTGGGTAAGGCCAAATGAGCGATCCCGAGGACTTCGACGAGCGCGACGTCTCGCCGGCGCTGGCCGTCGGTGAGGGGGACATCGACGGCAGCCTGCGGCCCCGCTCGCTTGGGGAGTTCATCGGCCAGCCACGGGTCCGCGAGCAGTTGCAGCTGGTCATCGAGGGGGCCAAGAACCGCGGCGGCACCCCCGACCACATCCTGCTGTCCGGGCCGCCCGGCCTGGGCAAGACGTCGTTGGCGATGATCATCGCCGCCGAACTGGGATCCTCGCTGCGGGTGACCTCGGGGCCGGCTCTGGAACGCGCCGGCGACCTGGCCGCGATGCTGTCCAACCTGGTTGAGCACGACGTGCTGTTCATCGACGAGATCCACCGGATAGCCCGGCCCGCCGAAGAGATGCTGTACCTGGCGATGGAGGACTTCCGGGTCGACGTGGTGGTCGGCAAGGGCCCGGGTGCGACGTCGATTCCGCTGGAGGTCGCACCGTTCACGCTGGTCGGTGCGACCACCCGGTCCGGTGCGCTGACGGGCCCGCTGCGCGACCGGTTCGGGTTCACCGCGCACATGGACTTCTACGAGCCCGCGGAGCTGGAACGGGTGCTGGCCCGCTCGGCCGGCATCCTGGGTATCGAGTTGGGCGCCGACGCGGGGGCGGAGATCGCGCTCCGCTCGCGCGGCACGCCGCGGATCGCCAACCGGTTGCTGCGTCGCGTGCGTGACTTCGCCGAGGTGCGCGCCGACGGCATCATCACCCGTGACATCGCCAAATCCGCGCTGGAGGTCTACGACGTCGACGAGCTGGGGTTGGACCGGCTGGACCGCGCGGTGCTGTCGGCGCTGACCCGCAGTTTCGGCGGCGGTCCGGTGGGGGTCTCGACGCTGGCGGTGGCGGTGGGCGAAGAGGCTGCGACCGTCGAGGAGGTGTGCGAGCCTTTCCTGGTGCGCGCCGGAATGGTCGCGCGCACGCCGCGAGGCCGGGTGGCCACGGCGCTGGCCTGGACTCATCTGGGCATGACGCCGCCCGCCGGGGTCTCGCAGCCCGGGTTGTTCGACTAGGAGGACTCAGATGGTCACCGCCGCTTTGATCTTCGCCGCGCTGGCCGCGGTCCTGCACGTCTACATCTTCACGATGGAGTCGTTGACGTGGACCTCCAAACGCACTCGCGCGACGTTCGGCACCACAGTCGAGGAGGCCGAGACCACCAAGCTGCTGGCGTTCAACCAGGGGTTCTACAACCTGTTTCTTGCCATCGTGTCGGGAGTAGGCATTGCCGCGATGTTCACCGGGCACCGTGACGTCGGGGCGGCCCTGGTGTTCGCCGGCGTCGGGTCGATGGCGGCGGCCGCGGTGGTGCTGCTGATTTCGGCGCGGGATAAGGCACGCGCAGCCGTGACACAGGGGCTGTTCCCGGTCATCGCGATCGTGCTGCTGCTGGTTGGTTTACTGACGTAACACCAGTAACACCAGTCACGGCGCAGCTCGGCATGACCTCGTTTGAAAAGCGATATCACCGGCGATATCACCGGCGTCTGCGCGTTCGAATGAAAAGACAGCTGCTTTAACGCCTCGGGGTCCGGGTACCCACCCCGGTACCTACCGAGGGAGATGTCATGAAAACCATCGAGGACCGCCCCACCCGGGGACGAATCCCACGCTCGCGTGGCGCCGTGATCGGACTGCTGCTGGTGATCCTGGGCGCTTGGGGAGCACTGATCCCCTTCATCGGCCCGAACTTCGACTTTTCCTACACACCCGGCCAGGCCTGGACCTCCGCGCGTGGCTGGCTGGAGGTGCTGCCCGGCGTAGCCACCGCTGTCGGCGGCCTGCTGGTTATCGTCTCGCGTAACCGCGGCAGTGCCTTGCTCGGCGGCTGGCTGGCGGCGCTGGGTGGGGCCTGGTTCGTTGTCGGCCGCACTTTGGCGCCGTTGTCAGGCATCGGCTCGGTCGGCGATCCGGTCGGCGCCACCGACCGCAAGCGGGTCGCGGTGGAACTCGCCTACTTCTCCGGCTTGGGCGTCCTGATCGCCTTCCTGGCCGGGGCCGCTCTGGCCCGGATGGCGTTCCGGTTGGCGCGCGACGTGCGCCCCGTCGAGCCCGTTGCGCATCCGGTGGAACCGGCTACTGCGGAGCCGCAGTACAGCGGGTTGGTTGAGCCCGAACGCGAGGTGTCGACCGACGCTCTGACCACGCCGCGGGACCGGTTCGGGCCGGCCGACGGTGAAGCCGAGACTCGGCGTGGCGGGCTGTTCCGTCGCCACCGCACGCCGGTCAGCCATCCGTAACTGCTGGCGACCTGATTGACCGACCGCCGCTTCTGCGGCGGTCGGTGTCATTTCCGGGCCCGGATCAGGACCCGCAGTGCTTCCTTCGCGGCAACGGGTGGCCCTAGCTTCAGGGATAGGCACGAATACCTCAGCGGTTACCCGAACTGCGGACCAAGCGGTCAACTCGACTGGCCGGGAAGGCCGTAGCCGTAGCCGGGGAAGAACAATCGGTACGCCACGCCTCCGCCACCGCCCTGCCCGGCCACAGTCCCCCCGTCACCTCCCTGAGCGGTCTCTCGGAGTCCCCCGCCGTTACCGCCGGAGCTGGCCGGGTTGCCGGCAGCTCCGTTCTGCGGACTGGGGTCGTGGGAGAGGACGGTCGCCGCCGCGCCTTGTCCACCGCCGCCGCCAGTCCCGGCGACGGACCCTGCACCGCCTGCCCCGCCTTCACCGAGGTTTCCGGCGTTGAGGGCGATCGCGAAGCCGCCGAGGCCGCCGTTTCCGCCGGTACCGCCCGGGCCCCCCGCCGCGCCGCCGCCCCCTCCGCCTCCGCCCAGCACCGATTGCGACGCCACACCGCCGGCACCGCCGCCGCCGCCGCCGGCACCACCTTTACCCGGGGTGCTTCCTACTGCAGCACCGCCGCCGCCTCCGCCACCCCCACTGCCTCCCGCTCCCGCGGCGTTGTAGGCGGGGACTTCAGCTTGTCCGCCCGTCCCGCCCGTTCCACCAGTGCCGCCTTGACCAGCCGGGGCTCCGCCGCCTCCACTGGCACCCCCTTCGCCGCCCGCGCCTCCGCCACCGCCACCCCCGCCAACGGAAATGTTCTGGCCGCTGAACGTGCTCTTGCCCCCGTTGCCGCCGTTGCCGCCGCCGCCGCCTTGTCCACCTTGGCCGCCGATGCTCCCGCCGTCGCCAGCGGCTCCGCCGGCACCACCGACACCACCGTTGCCGCCGAGGCCGCCGCTGGCACCGGCGGCGACACCCGTGGTGCTGCTGTTGGGGCCGCCCAGACCACCTGAACCGCCGTTGCCGCCGACTCCGCCTGCTCCGCCGATGCCGCCCCCGGATCCGTTGATCCCGGCGCCTCCGGTACCGCCAATGCCGCCCGCACCGCCGACGCCGCCTTGCTCGCCCACGGCGGGCGCACTGCTCGCCGCGCCGTTTTCGCCGGATGCGCCCCTGCCGCCGGCCCCGCCGGCGCCTCCTGTGCCGCCGGTTCCGTTCGCTCCTGCGGCGCCGCCGTCGACTCGGGTGCCCGCGGCTCCTGCGGCGCCACCGGTCCCACCTTGACCGCCCTGCACCCCGGCGGTTGCGGCGCTGCCGTTGTTGGCGCCGCCCGCACCGCCGCCACCTCCGCCTCCGCCGCTTCCGCCGTCACCTGCCTTTCCGCCGCCGACGCCGCCGATGCCGGCGCCGCCAGTGCCCCCGTTGCCGCCGGCGCCACCCTGGCCGCCCTGGCTACCTGGGGTGGGGGCAAGTCCGCTGAACCCGTCGGC
It contains:
- the ruvB gene encoding Holliday junction branch migration DNA helicase RuvB; translated protein: MSDPEDFDERDVSPALAVGEGDIDGSLRPRSLGEFIGQPRVREQLQLVIEGAKNRGGTPDHILLSGPPGLGKTSLAMIIAAELGSSLRVTSGPALERAGDLAAMLSNLVEHDVLFIDEIHRIARPAEEMLYLAMEDFRVDVVVGKGPGATSIPLEVAPFTLVGATTRSGALTGPLRDRFGFTAHMDFYEPAELERVLARSAGILGIELGADAGAEIALRSRGTPRIANRLLRRVRDFAEVRADGIITRDIAKSALEVYDVDELGLDRLDRAVLSALTRSFGGGPVGVSTLAVAVGEEAATVEEVCEPFLVRAGMVARTPRGRVATALAWTHLGMTPPAGVSQPGLFD
- a CDS encoding DUF1304 domain-containing protein — translated: MVTAALIFAALAAVLHVYIFTMESLTWTSKRTRATFGTTVEEAETTKLLAFNQGFYNLFLAIVSGVGIAAMFTGHRDVGAALVFAGVGSMAAAAVVLLISARDKARAAVTQGLFPVIAIVLLLVGLLT